A region from the Acidobacteriota bacterium genome encodes:
- a CDS encoding energy transducer TonB has translation MASDSDKKLSGLVSSVPTAMPTATLSKVKISQGVSQGLLIKRIQPRYPQNALSMRIQGAVLMEATIDKEGNISNLKVVNGDPVLARAATDAVRQWRYKPYYLNGEPVEIQTQITVNFKLPN, from the coding sequence ATGGCCTCGGACAGCGATAAGAAACTGAGTGGACTGGTGTCATCGGTACCGACCGCAATGCCGACCGCCACCTTGTCCAAGGTGAAGATTTCCCAGGGAGTCTCGCAGGGATTGCTGATCAAGCGTATCCAGCCACGGTATCCGCAGAATGCACTTTCCATGCGCATTCAAGGAGCCGTGCTGATGGAAGCCACTATCGACAAGGAAGGCAACATCTCCAATCTGAAAGTTGTCAACGGAGACCCGGTGCTGGCCCGCGCGGCTACCGACGCAGTCCGCCAGTGGCGATACAAGCCCTACTACCTGAATGGCGAGCCAGTTGAAATTCAGACGCAGATCACAGTCAACTTCAAATTGCCCAACTAG